In bacterium, the genomic stretch GGGCAGGAGCAGGGTGAAGCTGGAGCCCCCGGCCGCGTCGCTGGCGGCGCGGATCTCGCCGCCGATTTTCTGCAGGATGTTGTGCACGATGGACAGGCCCAGACCTGTACCCTTGCCCGCGGGCTTGCTGGTGTAGAAGAGTTCGAAGATCTGCCTGAGGTTCTCCTCGGGGATGCCCACGCCGTTGTCCTTGATCGTCACCGCGAGACGCGCGTCTTCACCTTCCGCCCGCTCCGCCATCGAGACGGACAGGTCGATGCGCGGTTGTGGCGGGTGCCGCTCCTCGATGGCGTCGATGGCGTTGGTGAGCAGGTTGACGAAGATCTGCTCGAGCAGCATCGGGTCGATTTTCAGCGTCGGCAGGTCCGCGGCATAGTGACGGTGCACTTCCAGGCCGATACGGTGCGTGTGCGGGTGGAGAAGTTCCACGGCCTCGTCCAGCAGGTCCATCACCGTCACGGGCGTCTGGGCGCCGCTGGACTTGCGCGCGAAGCCCAGCAGGTTGTGCGTGATCGTGGTGCAGCGCTTGGTCTGGAAGAGGAGCTTGTCGATGTAGCCCCTGAACTTGTCCCTGGTCATCCCGTCGAGGTCGTGACAGACCTCGGCCAGCGTCTCCTTGATCAGACCCGCCACCGTCTCGATGATCGCCAGCGGATTGTTGATCTCGTGGGCGACGCCGGCCGCCATCTTGCCGATCGCGGCCAGCCGCTCGCTCTGGATCAGGTCTTCCTGCAGCTGGAGCCGCTTGGTGATGTCGCGGCAGATGCCCACCACTTCCAGGGGCTGGTTGTCCCGGCCGCTGATCTTCGTCAGCGAGAGGTTGGTGACGATGTCCATCCCGTCGCGGCGCTTCAACTTCAGCTCGTAGAGGACCGCGTGTCCCTCCGCCAGGGTTTCCTCCAGCAGCGCCGCCAGTTCGTCGCGGCGGGCCGCCAGGTCCTGCACTTGCCTGCCGAGGACCTCGTCCTGCGCGTATCCCGTGATGCGTTCCGCGGCCTCGTTGAACGCGATGAGGGTCCCGTCCGGGCGGCAGAGGAAGATCATGTCCTGGCTGTACCTGAGAATCCCCTGCAGGTATTCCCGCGTCTCGGTGATCTGCATGCGCTGTCGTACGATCTGGCGTTCGCTGGTGTGCAGCTCGGTGATGTCCTCGATCAGGCCGTAGAGACCGATGGGTTTCTCGTCGCGCAGGATGGGGATCAGGGTGGCCGAGAAGTAGATGCGCGCGTCTCCGGGCAGCGGCAGGACGCCGTCGAACTTGACCGTACGGCTCTTGTTCAGCACCTCCATCTCGAATTTCTGGATGCGTCGCGCCACGGTGGCCGGAAACAGGTCGAAATCGGTACGGCCGATGAAATCCGCGGGGCTGCGCGACAGCATGTCGGCCCCGACCCTGTTGATGGCCTGATATCTCAGTCCGACGTCCTTCATGTAGATCGCGAAAGGGGCGAACTCCATGAAATGTTTCAACTTGATCTGGAGGTCGAGCAGTTCGGCGTGCTTCTCGGCGTGAGCCCGCCTGTCCCGCGTCGCGAAGTCCAGGACGTGCCGGAGCAGATCCACGACGGGCGGCCCGAGGATCCGCGTTCCCGTGGGCGCCTCGAGGCCCGTGCCGGGACGCGCGACGTCCCTGAGATCGACGATCAGGTCGGCGCCGCCGGGGGGCAGAGCATCGGTCAAACAGCCCCCCACGCGGGGCGCGTCCAGCCCCGCGGCCAGTTCGATCGCCGCGGGGTCGTCGGTGCAGAGCCCGACGACGTGCAAGAAGCGCGAGTCCGGATCGATCTCGCGCAGCTGGCGCAGGTAAGGGGCGACCAGCTCGCCGCCGCCGACCAGAACCAGGCGAAACGGGGAGGGGGGGGGCTCAGTCCTGCTCATACTTGCGGCGCAGCTCCTCGCTGGCGTGCAGGATGTCGCGGGGGGTGAAATGGTGCTCTACGACCTGCTGGAGTTCCTCCTCGTACTTGAGCCGCAGATTAGTGCGTCTCTGCTCGTAGGCCGCCTGGATGACGCCCACGAGTTCGTCGAAGTCGCAGGGTTTCATCATGTAGCGAAAGGCGTCCAGCTTGCCGGCCTCCAGGGCGGATTCCATGGTGCCGTGGCCGGTGAACATGATCGTCTCGATCAGCGGCTGGCTCGCCTTGAGCCTCTGCATCACCTCGACACCGTCCATGTGCGGCATCTTCAGGTCGATTACCGCCACGTCGAAGGTGCGGTCGGCGCTGATGGCCAGGGCCTCCTCTCCGGAAGTTGCCCATACGACATCCATCCGGCGCTTCGAGAGGCGTTCGGCCAGCAGTGTGACCAGGTCCTCCTCGTCGTCCACCAGCAGGATTTTGATATTGCGAGGGTCGGCTTCGCTCATGTTCGTCGGCTTTCGGTTCTGGGTGCCGGTGCTCTGACCCGGGTTGCCGGGTGACTCGTCGCACGCGGCGATTGTCCGTCGAGAGCGCGAGTCGTGTCAAGCGGGGGGAGCAGCCCCCGAACCGTGCCGGTGATGTGTGGTCTCTAGTTGTGGGCGCTGCTAGACCGGCAGGTCCGGAGGCAAGCTTGGGGCCGGATATCTGTGCCGGACCGCGGAATCAAGGTCAAGGGGGTCGGAGGGAGGACCTTTCATCACGGCCCGGCACGGTC encodes the following:
- a CDS encoding PAS domain-containing protein, whose translation is MSRTEPPPSPFRLVLVGGGELVAPYLRQLREIDPDSRFLHVVGLCTDDPAAIELAAGLDAPRVGGCLTDALPPGGADLIVDLRDVARPGTGLEAPTGTRILGPPVVDLLRHVLDFATRDRRAHAEKHAELLDLQIKLKHFMEFAPFAIYMKDVGLRYQAINRVGADMLSRSPADFIGRTDFDLFPATVARRIQKFEMEVLNKSRTVKFDGVLPLPGDARIYFSATLIPILRDEKPIGLYGLIEDITELHTSERQIVRQRMQITETREYLQGILRYSQDMIFLCRPDGTLIAFNEAAERITGYAQDEVLGRQVQDLAARRDELAALLEETLAEGHAVLYELKLKRRDGMDIVTNLSLTKISGRDNQPLEVVGICRDITKRLQLQEDLIQSERLAAIGKMAAGVAHEINNPLAIIETVAGLIKETLAEVCHDLDGMTRDKFRGYIDKLLFQTKRCTTITHNLLGFARKSSGAQTPVTVMDLLDEAVELLHPHTHRIGLEVHRHYAADLPTLKIDPMLLEQIFVNLLTNAIDAIEERHPPQPRIDLSVSMAERAEGEDARLAVTIKDNGVGIPEENLRQIFELFYTSKPAGKGTGLGLSIVHNILQKIGGEIRAASDAAGGSSFTLLLPLQPPAEPTDRAPL
- a CDS encoding response regulator — protein: MSEADPRNIKILLVDDEEDLVTLLAERLSKRRMDVVWATSGEEALAISADRTFDVAVIDLKMPHMDGVEVMQRLKASQPLIETIMFTGHGTMESALEAGKLDAFRYMMKPCDFDELVGVIQAAYEQRRTNLRLKYEEELQQVVEHHFTPRDILHASEELRRKYEQD